ATTGCCAGTCACTGCAAGTCCGTTCAATATAATCCTAGTGGCACCCTCGACTTTCCAATACAAATTGATACTTTGCCCTGGGACGACATGGTTTGAATCGGAATAAAAATATTCGATTGTCGGAGCAGCCTGTGCTACTCCCATAAGAGAAATAGATAATGCAAGAAATTTGATCACGATGGACTCCGTTCAGGTCAGTATGAATACTCTTTGGCTTTACAGTCGAGAACGAGCAGAATGGAACTACCAAGTTACTAGTCTCTGAAAAATTTTTTGTAAAACCCATAAAATTATACGTGATAATTGCCTTATTTATAATAAAAACCGAATTATTTTCTAGACTTTGCTGATTTGATACAAAAATCTGTGAGAAGAGATAGCACGCGCTTGAAGCTGGGAGACTTGGTGCACTATCACGCATTGGGATTGCCGGAGCCGAGCAAGGCAGATGTGCGTCTCACCCGTACGTTAGTCCAGGCACTGAACTTTGTTGATATCCGTGTGGCGGACCACATTATTGTGGCCGAGACTCGACACACTCGTTCGCCGAACACCGTCAGGTATAAATTTTGAAGTGCTGACCGGCCGGATTGGGCCGATCATCGAGAGGCTATTACCGCGAGTCAGCTGCTGCTAATGCTGAACAAACTGTCCCTAAGTCTGTCGCCCCGGGCAATCAGGATGCGCAGACTGGAAATGGCAGCACGGCTGCTACCGCAGCACAGGACGCACAAGTTCAGGTGAACTGGCGCTCCATCGAGCGCGGCAATGCTCAGTGATCGGCAGCTTTAAGCCGTCACGACGGTAGTAGCCCTCACGGCTGCTTCGTTTGGACATGCCACTCAGCAGGTTGCAACTGCAACAGGGAAATGCAGTGTCGCGGTAGCTGCGTCCGTTCAGGCGAAAGTCGTCGTTAATAACTACTGTGACGAGACGACGGCTGCTACCGTAAGCAAACTAGGACCATAGCCGAGAAAACTGCAACGCGCATGCATCAGTTGGAAGCGGGTGAATTCCACCGTCGACCCATACGCCGA
Above is a window of Pseudoduganella dura DNA encoding:
- a CDS encoding JAB domain-containing protein, which codes for MHYHALGLPEPSKADVRLTRTLVQALNFVDIRVADHIIVAETRHTRSPNTVRYKF